Proteins encoded together in one Lathyrus oleraceus cultivar Zhongwan6 chromosome 5, CAAS_Psat_ZW6_1.0, whole genome shotgun sequence window:
- the LOC127079305 gene encoding uncharacterized protein LOC127079305, translating to MVEAPPPVERLLGDYGGVNALTGRLIIVNQPVNVDHFQLHLLTICQLERRPFSRKINEDANKNLQRFLTMTTSLKIEGHSEEAKKLVMFPFTLSEDAEEWFYSLPAGSITAWQQMETTFFNEYFPASVYICSQTPGGLPSAIVTNLREYNNVSAVTIRSGKSKEVPEKDDDQEDQLLEVELEIKENEVVNEEVVVPKLVVKEKGMKIPVKKKD from the exons ATGGTTGAAGCTCCACCTCCCGTGGAAAGACTtctgggtgactatggaggtgtAAATGCTCTGACTGGAAGGTTAATAATAGTAAACCAACCGGTGAATGTTGATCATTTTCAGCTACACCTTTTAACGATTTGCCAACTCGAAAGGAGACCGTTCTCcagaaaaatcaatgaagatgccaATAAGAATTTACAAAGATTTCTAACCATGACGACATCGTTGAAAATTGAGGGACACTCAGAAGAAGCTAAAAAGTTGGTGATGTTTCCGTTTACATTATCAGAAGATGCCGAAGAGTGGTTTTACTCTTTACCCGCGGGAAGCATTACAgcttggcaacaaatggagacAACATTTTTTAATGAGTACTTCCCTGCCTCTGTTTATATCT GTTCTCAAACACCGGGTGGATTACCGAGTGCTATAGTTACAAATCTGCGAGAGTATAATAATGTGAGTGCTGTAACCATAAGGAGTGGTAAATCGAAAGAAGTCCCTGAGAAAGATGACGACCAAGAAGAccaattgcttgaagttgagttggaaataaaagaaaatgaggttgtGAATGAAGAGGTGGTGGTGCCTAAACTGGTGGTTAAAGAAAAA ggtatgaagattccggtgaagAAGAAAGATTGA